From a single Brassica oleracea var. oleracea cultivar TO1000 chromosome C5, BOL, whole genome shotgun sequence genomic region:
- the LOC106293065 gene encoding UDP-glycosyltransferase 71B1, whose product MELELVFIPSPGIGHFRSTTAVAKLLVDSDDRISVTLIVIPSRFSDHASSSYPESQNRLSYCLLPPGDQSTEHTFISYINSYKPQVRAAVSELSQRRQVAGIVVDMFCTSMTDIANEFHLPTYMFYTSNASYLGLQFHVQSLYDEKKLDVSELNDSDAEFEFEVPTLTRPFPANCLPSFMLSKEWFPYILSRARTLREIKGIIVNSVAEMEPQALKFFSDSNSTPPVYPVGPILDLKTGDDSKDEKGIEILSWLDKQPPRSVVFLCFGSMGGFSEEQTRETAVALERSGHRFLWSVRRASPDDKIAPSLPEDFTNLEEILPEGFLERTAEIGKIISWAPQVDVLKSHAVGGFVTHCGWNSTLESLWFGVPTAAWPMYAEQQFNAFQMVEEVGLAAEIRKDYRRDNILGGSEVVTAKEIESGINCVMEQGSEMRKKVKEMSDKLHVALMDGGSSNAALKKFIQDVVENVM is encoded by the coding sequence ATGGAACTCGAGCTAGTGTTCATACCTTCCCCTGGCATCGGCCATTTCCGATCAACGACCGCAGTAGCAAAGCTTCTCGTAGACAGCGACGACCGCATATCCGTCACACTCATCGTCATCCCTTCACGATTCTCCGACCATGCTTCTTCCTCTTACCCGGAGTCCCAGAACCGCCTCAGCTACTGCCTCCTCCCTCCCGGAGATCAATCAACCGAGCATACTTTCATATCTTACATCAACAGCTATAAACCACAGGTCAGAGCAGCCGTGTCCGAACTCTCCCAGCGTCGGCAGGTGGCTGGGATTGTCGTGGACATGTTCTGCACGTCCATGACTGACATTGCCAACGAGTTTCACCTCCCGACGTATATGTTCTACACGTCGAACGCTTCGTATCTTGGACTACAGTTCCACGTTCAGTCTCTTTATGATGAGAAAAAACTGGACGTGAGTGAGCTGAATGACTCAGACGCTGAGTTTGAGTTTGAAGTTCCCACTTTGACTCGGCCTTTTCCGGCAAACTGTTTGCCTTCTTTTATGTTAAGCAAAGAATGGTTTCCTTACATATTGAGTCGAGCTAGGACTTTGAGAGAAATAAAGGGTATTATTGTAAATTCTGTAGCGGAGATGGAACCTCAAGCGTTGAAGTTCTTTTCCGACAGTAACTCTACTCCTCCTGTCTACCCGGTGGGACCTATCTTGGACCTCAAAACTGGTGACGATTCTAAAGATGAGAAGGGAATAGAGATTCTAAGTTGGTTAGATAAGCAACCGCCAAGATCGGTGGTGTTCCTCTGTTTCGGAAGCATGGGAGGCTTCAGCGAGGAGCAAACGAGAGAAACCGCTGTTGCTCTTGAGCGAAGTGGCCACCGGTTCCTCTGGTCGGTCCGTCGTGCTTCACCGGATGATAAGATAGCTCCGTCTCTTCCAGAAGATTTCACGAACTTGGAGGAGATTCTCCCGGAGGGGTTTCTTGAACGAACGGCGGAGATTGGAAAGATCATTAGTTGGGCTCCACAGGTCGATGTGCTTAAGAGTCATGCGGTAGGAGGGTTTGTGACGCATTGTGGATGGAACTCGACTCTCGAGAGTCTTTGGTTCGGCGTTCCGACAGCAGCTTGGCCTATGTATGCGGAACAACAGTTTAACGCGTTTCAAATGGTGGAGGAGGTTGGTTTGGCGGCGGAGATACGTAAAGATTACCGGAGAGATAATATATTGGGGGGTTCGGAGGTGGTGACGGCTAAGGAGATAGAGAGTGGGATTAACTGCGTGATGGAGCAGGGTAGCGAGATGCGTAAGAAGGTTAAAGAGATGAGCGATAAGCTTCACGTGGCGTTGATGGATGGTGGATCTTCGAACGCCGCTTTGAAGAAGTTTATCCAAGACGTAGTTGAAAATGTTATGTAG
- the LOC106292720 gene encoding APO protein 4, mitochondrial: MSHWRRKVWRHWSSFHGASYSTRPSRINKSMLNDLRRIRPMIQRRIENRAKDYPIQEIVPVAKDILKARQNLLTNVTVLLKAFPVLRCKFCSEVFVGKEGHLIQTCRSYIRRGNNRLHEWVPGSIHDVLFPVESFHLHNMSQGVIRHQQRFDYDRVPAILELCCQAGAIHPEEILEYAKVHDNPQISDEDIRSIPTEDLKYVGANALTAWEKVRAGLKKLLLVYPSKVCKRCKEVHVGPSGHKARLCGVFKYESYQGTHYWEKAGVNDLVPEKVVWHRRPQDPVVLVNEGRNYYGHAPAVVSLCSHAGALVSNTRYACEMKPQGLSYPLSN, from the exons ATGTCGCATTGGAGACGCAAAGTGTGGCGACATTGGAGCTCATTTCATGGAGCTAGCTATTCAACTAGGCCTTCAAGAATCAACAAATCCATGCTCAACGACCTTAGAAGAATCAGGCCAATGATCCAAAGAAGAATCGAGAATCGAGCAAAAGATTACCCGATTCAAGAGATTGTTCCTGTGGCTAAAGACATCCTCAAAGCCAGACAAAACCTACTCACTAACGTCACTGTTCTTCTTAAAGCGTTTCCTGTCTTGAGATGCAA GTTCTGCTCAGAAGTGTTTGTTGGCAAAGAAGGGCATTTGATTCAAACGTGCCGTAGTTATATACGGCGCGGCAACAACAGGCTACATGAATGGGTTCCAGGCTCTATACACGATGTACTTTTCCCCGTTGAGTCCTTCCACTTACACAACATGTCTCAAGGTGTTATCAGACACCAACAGAGGTTTGATTATGACCGTGTCCCCGCCATCTTGGAGCTATGTTGTCAAGCAGGAGCCATCCATCCAGAAGAAATCTTGGAATATGCGAAAGTTCACGATAACCCGCAAATCTCAGATGAAGATATCAGGAGTATACCCACTGAAGATCTCAAATACGTGGGAGCAAACGCTCTAACGGCGTGGGAGAAAGTTAGAGCTGGTCTGAAGAAACTGTTGCTTGTTTATCCTTCGAAAGTTTGCAAACGGTGCAAAGAGGTTCACGTGGGACCGAGCGGTCATAAAGCTCGTCTGTGTGGTGTGTTCAAGTACGAGAGCTATCAGGGGACTCATTACTGGGAAAAGGCTGGTGTGAACGATTTGGTACCTGAGAAAGTCGTGTGGCACCGGAGGCCTCAGGACCCGGTGGTGCTTGTGAATGAAGGGAGGAATTATTACGGACATGCCCCTGCTGTAGTGAGCCTTTGTAGCCATGCAGGTGCACTTGTTAGCAACACAAGATATGCTTGCGAGATGAAGCCGCAAGGTTTATCTTATCCTCTTAGTAATTAA
- the LOC106293723 gene encoding UDP-glycosyltransferase 71B1-like has protein sequence MKIELVFIPSPGINNVRATAAMVKLLVNSDDRLSVTLVVIPERFSPGGTSSVYPESESRLRYYHLHAGDQSTHDQDQTYMSYIESQKPHVRNAVSKLAHEVSTHPESPRRLAGMVVEFFCTPMIDVADEFGLPAYTYFTSNASYLGLMLHVQHLHDQEHFDVTKLRDSDAELDVPSLTRPLPATCLPSVMLSKDWFPNLLRRARILRGTKGILVNSVAEIEPQALKFFSGWNGNPPLYAVGPILDLQTDSGDEKRREILRWLDEQPPRSVLFLCFGRMGGFSEKQAREMAVALERSGHRFLWSLRRAAPAEKIMTGAPPGEFTNLDAVLPEGFLDRTAKIGKIITWAPQVTVLAHPAVGGFVTHCGWNSILESLWFGVPIAAWPIYAEQQFNAFRMVEEVAVAAEIRKDYRRDNLLGESEMVTAEEIERGINCVMEQDSEMRKRVKEMSDKFHIAPMDGGSSTHAMRKFVQDVIENIS, from the coding sequence ATGAAAATCGAACTTGTCTTCATCCCTTCCCCGGGAATCAACAACGTCCGAGCGACGGCAGCGATGGTAAAGCTCCTAGTCAACAGCGACGACCGTCTATCCGTCACCCTCGTCGTGATCCCTGAGCGCTTCTCCCCCGGTGGCACGTCCTCCGTCTACCCTGAGTCCGAAAGCCGTCTCCGCTATTACCACCTCCACGCCGGAGATCAATCGACTCATGATCAAGATCAGACATACATGTCCTACATAGAGAGCCAGAAACCGCATGTCAGAAACGCCGTCTCAAAACTCGCTCACGAGGTGTCAACCCATCCCGAATCGCCACGGCGGCTCGCTGGCATGGTGGTTGAATTTTTCTGCACGCCGATGATAGATGTCGCGGACGAGTTTGGCCTCCCGGCTTATACTTACTTCACGTCTAACGCTTCGTATCTCGGGCTAATGTTACATGTTCAACACCTTCACGACCAAGAACACTTTGATGTCACCAAGTTGCGAGACTCCGACGCCGAGTTAGACGTTCCTAGTCTGACTCGACCTCTCCCGGCCACTTGCTTACCATCTGTGATGTTAAGCAAAGATTGGTTTCCGAATCTTTTGCGTCGAGCAAGGATTTTACGGGGAACAAAGGGTATTTTGGTAAACTCGGTTGCGGAGATCGAACCTCAGGCATTGAAGTTCTTCTCCGGCTGGAATGGTAATCCTCCCCTGTACGCGGTGGGACCCATTTTGGACTTGCAAACTGATTCCGGCGATGAGAAGAGGAGGGAGATTTTGCGGTGGCTAGATGAGCAGCCTCCAAGATCAGTGTTGTTCCTCTGCTTTGGACGCATGGGAGGCTTCAGTGAGAAACAAGCGAGAGAAATGGCCGTGGCGCTCGAGCGAAGTGGCCATCGGTTCCTCTGGTCGCTCCGCCGCGCTGCTCCGGCGGAAAAGATTATGACCGGAGCTCCTCCAGGGGAATTCACAAACTTGGATGCGGTTCTTCCAGAAGGGTTTCTTGACCGGACGGCGAAGATCGGAAAGATCATTACATGGGCCCCACAAGTTACCGTGCTAGCGCATCCCGCCGTAGGAGGTTTTGTGACGCATTGCGGATGGAACTCGATTCTCGAGAGCCTTTGGTTTGGTGTTCCTATTGCAGCGTGGCCGATATACGCAGAGCAACAGTTTAACGCGTTTAGGATGGTGGAAGAGGTTGCTGTAGCGGCTGAGATACGTAAAGATTACCGGAGAGATAATCTGTTGGGAGAGTCGGAGATGGTGACGGCTGAGGAGATTGAGAGAGGGATCAACTGCGTGATGGAGCAGGATAGTGAGATGAGGAAGAGGGTCAAGGAGATGAGCGATAAGTTCCACATTGCGCCAATGGATGGTGGATCTTCGACGCATGCTATGCGGAAGTTTGTTCAAGACGTGATCGAAAATATTTCTTGA
- the LOC106345008 gene encoding uncharacterized protein LOC106345008, with protein MARGKISKEDVVEKLKDDGDFDLLRLNIIRRLKDNEELRNKMISLVKESAALNRPSAQTMKPRQLSDAIFEDVGYIKKGICRSKMLSQLSDGLWGLIRSEDGMKGEIRETVQSVYATLSTREAGRKMPAPVSKGETSSSFPSSSFDSKFLV; from the exons ATGGCGAGGGGGAAGATAAGCAAGGAAGATGTTGTAGAGAAGCTTAAGGACGACGGCGATTTCGACCTTCTCCGTCTCAACATCATACGCCGCCTCAAAGATAAC GAGGAGTTACGAAACAAGATGATATCTCTTGTCAAGGAGTCAGCAGCTTTGAATCGACCGAGTGCTCAAACTATGAAACCCAGGCAACTCTCTGATGCGATATTCGAAGATGTCGGATATATTAAAAAGGGA ATTTGTAGGAGCAAGATGTTGAGCCAGCTCTCGGATGGGTTGTGGGGGCTAATAAGATCAGAAGACGGGATGAAGGGCGAGATCAGAGAAACCGTGCAATCCGTCTATGCTACATTATCCACTAGAGAAGCGGGACGTAAGATGCCAGCACCGGTCTCTAAAGGTGAAACCTCCTCGTCTTTTCCTTCTTCCTCTTTTGATTCGAAATTCTTAGTTTGA